From the Lathyrus oleraceus cultivar Zhongwan6 chromosome 4, CAAS_Psat_ZW6_1.0, whole genome shotgun sequence genome, one window contains:
- the LOC127074000 gene encoding 28 kDa ribonucleoprotein, chloroplastic, whose product MSITSFKSLTMAESCLLSQPSLFYTKTKSPFVSNSAKPFKIQNPTYNSSRVSHSLSLTVGKRRTRHSSLLTFVAQTSDWAQQEEKEDGATWENQGEPKWGSETESNEGDGEVGGYEEPSEELKIFVGNLPFDVDSEKLARLFEQTPGTVEIAEIIYNRDTDRSRGFGFVTMSTAEEVERAVNKFSGYELDGRLLTVNKAAPRGSPRPERPPRAFDSALRIYVGNLPWEFDNSRLEQLFSEHGKVESARIIYDRETGRSRGFGFVTMTNEAEMNEAIAALDGQSLNGRAIRVNVAEERPARNF is encoded by the exons ATGTCTATCACTTCCTTCAAATCCCTCACAATGGCTGAATCCTGTTTACTCTCCCAACCTTCACTCTTCTACACCAAAACCAAATCCCCATTCGTCTCTAACTCCGCTAAGCCTTTCAAAATTCAAAACCCTACATATAATTCTTCTAGGGTTTCACACTCTCTTTCCCTCACCGTCGGAAAGAGAAGAACCCGTCATTCTTCGTTGCTGACATTCGTAGCACAGACTTCCGATTGGGCTCAGCAGGAAGAGAAGGAAGATGGAGCTACATGGGAGAATCAAGGTGAACCTAAATGGGGAAGCGAGACTGAAAGCAACGAAGGTGATGGTGAGGTTGGGGGTTACGAAGAACCGTCTGAGGAATTGAAGATTTTTGTTGGGAATTTGCCGTTTGATGTTGATAGTGAGAAATTGGCTCGGCTTTTTGAACAGACTCCAGGGACTGTGGAGATTGCTGAG ATCATATATAACAGGGATACTGACAGAAGTCGTGGATTTGGATTTGTGACTATGAGTACAGCTGAAGAAGTTGAGAGGGCTGTGAACAAGTTCAGTGGCTAT GAACTAGATGGAAGATTGTTGACTGTTAATAAAGCCGCTCCAAGAGGATCACCAAGACCTGAACGCCCACCACGTGCCTTTGATTCCGCACTACGAATCTATGTTGGTAACTTGCCATGGGAGTTTGACAATAGTCGCCTGGAGCAACTTTTCAGCGAACATGGTAAAGTTGAGAGTGCTCGGATAATCTATGACAGAGAGACAGGTCGATCACGCGGTTTCGGCTTTGTTACAATGACCAATGAGGCTGAAATGAACGAAGCCATTGCTGCTCTTGACGGTCAG AGCTTGAACGGGAGGGCGATCAGAGTGAATGTTGCTGAGGAAAGGCCTGCGCGTAACTTCTGA
- the LOC127074001 gene encoding RNA-binding protein CP31B, chloroplastic, whose translation MSTNNEKFEIFVGNLTSDTDAEKLTTLFGQAGTVVHAELISLWDTNLRFGKVTMSTAEEVEKAIKKFDVYGLNGKHLTVSTYDPRNSQPDLPNRPRAFDSAFSVYVCNLTRETDSTRLEEIFSKYGKVESIEFVTDSNGRSRGYGFVTMSSKTEMDDAIAALDLKLDMGSRKMHVVELPRNL comes from the exons ATGTCTACTAACAATGAAAAGTTTGAGATTTTCGTTGGAAATTTGACTTCTGATACTGATGCTGAGAAATTAACCACGCTTTTTGGACAGGCTGGGACTGTAGTGCATGCTGAG TTAATTTCTCTTTGGGATACAAACCTAAGGTTTGGAAAAGTAACCATGAGTACCGCTGAAGAAGTTGAGAAGGCTATAAAAAAGTTCGATGTCTAT GGATTAAATGGAAAACATTTGACTGTTAGTACGTACGATCCAAGAAACTCACAACCGGATCTTCCAAATCGTCCCCGTGCATTTGATTCCGCTTTTAGTGTCTATGTTTGTAACTTGACACGGGAAACTGACAGTACTCGGTTAGAGGAAATTTTCAGCAAATATGGTAAGGTTGAGAGTATTGAGTTCGTCACTGATAGTAATGGTCGATCACGTGGTTATGGCTTTGTTACAATGTCCAGTAAGACTGAAATGGATGATGCCATTGCTGCTCTTGACCTTAAGCTG GATATGGGATCAAGAAAAATGCATGTTGTTGAGTTACCACGTAACTTGTAA